A stretch of bacterium DNA encodes these proteins:
- a CDS encoding isocitrate/isopropylmalate dehydrogenase family protein produces the protein MHKVTFIPGDGTGPEVAWAMRRCVDATGVQIEWEEQHAGLDVMEEKGTPLPPEVLESIRRNKVAIKGPITTPVGKGFRSVNVALRRELDLYACLRPCKYYPGVRSHYPDVDLVIVRENTEDLYAGIEFQEGTDECLKAIETIEGLSGARIKRDSGVSIKPISISGSERIVRWAFEYALANGRRKVTAVHKANIMKHSDGLFLATARRVAEEYAGRVEFEDRIVDNMCMQLVQKPELYDVLVLPNLYGDILSDLACGLVGGLGVAPGANMGDGIAVFEATHGSAPKYKGLNKVNPTATILSGVLMLRHLGEQEAAARLEKAVSEVIAQGQHVTYDLKAQRDDPTAVGTSEMADAIIAAL, from the coding sequence ATGCACAAAGTGACCTTCATCCCCGGCGACGGCACCGGCCCGGAAGTGGCCTGGGCCATGCGCCGGTGCGTGGACGCCACCGGCGTTCAGATCGAGTGGGAGGAACAGCACGCGGGCCTTGACGTGATGGAGGAGAAGGGCACGCCCCTGCCGCCCGAGGTGCTCGAGTCCATCCGCCGCAACAAGGTGGCCATCAAAGGCCCGATCACGACCCCCGTGGGCAAGGGCTTTCGGAGCGTCAACGTGGCGCTGCGCAGGGAGCTGGACCTGTACGCGTGCCTCCGCCCCTGCAAGTACTACCCGGGCGTGCGGTCGCACTACCCCGACGTGGACCTCGTCATCGTGCGTGAGAACACCGAGGACCTGTACGCCGGGATCGAGTTCCAGGAGGGGACCGACGAGTGCCTGAAGGCCATTGAGACCATCGAGGGCCTCAGCGGCGCCCGGATCAAGCGGGACTCCGGCGTGAGCATCAAGCCGATCTCGATCTCCGGGAGCGAGCGCATCGTACGCTGGGCCTTTGAGTACGCCCTGGCCAACGGCCGGCGAAAGGTGACGGCTGTCCACAAGGCCAACATCATGAAGCACAGCGACGGTCTGTTCCTGGCCACGGCGCGACGGGTGGCGGAGGAGTACGCGGGCCGGGTCGAGTTCGAGGACAGAATCGTTGACAACATGTGCATGCAACTGGTACAAAAGCCAGAGCTGTACGACGTATTGGTGCTGCCGAATCTGTACGGGGACATCCTGAGCGACCTGGCGTGTGGGCTGGTGGGTGGCCTGGGGGTCGCCCCCGGCGCGAACATGGGCGATGGGATCGCCGTGTTCGAGGCCACGCACGGCAGCGCCCCCAAGTACAAGGGGCTCAACAAGGTCAACCCGACGGCGACGATCCTGTCTGGCGTTCTGATGCTGCGGCATCTGGGCGAGCAGGAAGCGGCGGCCCGTCTGGAGAAGGCTGTGTCGGAAGTCATTGCACAGGGGCAGCATGTGACGTATGATTTGAAGGCGCAACGGGACGATCCCACGGCGGTGGGGACCAGCGAGATGGCCGACGCCATCATCGCGGCACTCTAG
- a CDS encoding prepilin-type N-terminal cleavage/methylation domain-containing protein: MSVKRRGFTLIELLVVIAIIAILAAILFPVFAKAREKARSSSCLSNLRQFGSACMQYAQDFDECYPKAFLWGGSYLYWWQDLIQPYIHNYQIVACPSGNMGSFTAYRPPIQNPSTGVWSQAPLVSSYAMPDMQVDINNNWVKPVPGSNLAAVQDPAGTIMFCDANTIELGAGGTGYYGGDFAGVRLLDQTDLGGAYSRVEMRHNDGFNVCFADGHGKWLRHSMPGMWTTILHD; encoded by the coding sequence ATGTCCGTGAAAAGGCGAGGTTTCACACTAATCGAGCTACTGGTGGTGATCGCGATCATTGCGATCCTGGCGGCGATCTTGTTCCCGGTCTTCGCCAAGGCTCGCGAGAAGGCGCGCAGCAGTAGCTGTCTGTCGAACCTCCGGCAGTTCGGGTCGGCATGCATGCAGTACGCTCAAGACTTCGACGAGTGCTACCCCAAGGCGTTCCTCTGGGGCGGCAGCTACCTCTACTGGTGGCAGGACCTGATCCAGCCGTACATCCACAACTACCAGATCGTGGCCTGCCCGTCCGGCAACATGGGTTCGTTCACGGCCTACCGGCCGCCCATACAGAACCCGTCCACGGGTGTGTGGAGCCAGGCGCCACTGGTGAGCTCGTACGCGATGCCCGACATGCAAGTGGACATCAACAACAACTGGGTCAAGCCGGTGCCGGGCAGCAACCTCGCAGCCGTGCAGGATCCGGCCGGAACGATCATGTTCTGCGACGCGAACACGATCGAGCTGGGCGCCGGGGGCACGGGCTATTACGGCGGCGACTTCGCCGGTGTGCGTCTGCTCGACCAGACCGACCTGGGCGGGGCGTACAGCCGTGTGGAGATGCGGCACAACGATGGGTTCAACGTGTGCTTCGCCGACGGCCATGGCAAGTGGCTGCGCCACAGCATGCCTGGCATGTGGACGACGATCCTACACGACTAG
- a CDS encoding pyridoxal phosphate-dependent aminotransferase: MQISDLVAGIAPSPTIAGAAKARQMRAAGKDVLSFAIGEPDFGTPDNIIAAAQRAMAEQKTKYTPAGGIPELKQAICDAQQRDLGLTYEPSQVVVSNGGKHALMNIWRTLLNPGDEVIMFAPYWVSYPEQVRLCGAKTVSLRTSGDNGFQPDLDEVAAAITPQTKALLINSPSNPSGAVFTRATIEGLGELACKHDLTIVSDEIYKHILYDGRTHESTAKLSDELKERTIIADGVAKTYAMTGWRIGWLIAPPAFAKAADNLQSQETSNANSIAQWASIEALTGPQESVGQMRAAFAERRDVLVPALNEIPGVKCANPGGAFYVFPDISAHLGRTLGGMEIKTSIDMELYLIEQALIATVAGGPFGTEGYIRLSFATGMDEIKEGVRRLAAALK, from the coding sequence ATGCAGATCTCCGATCTGGTTGCGGGCATTGCCCCGTCGCCTACCATCGCCGGAGCCGCCAAGGCCCGCCAGATGCGAGCCGCCGGCAAGGACGTGCTGTCCTTCGCCATTGGCGAGCCGGACTTCGGGACCCCCGACAACATCATCGCCGCCGCGCAACGCGCCATGGCCGAGCAGAAGACCAAGTACACGCCGGCCGGCGGCATCCCCGAACTCAAGCAAGCCATCTGCGACGCCCAGCAGCGCGATCTGGGGCTGACGTACGAGCCCTCCCAGGTGGTCGTCAGCAACGGCGGCAAGCACGCGCTGATGAACATCTGGCGCACGCTGCTGAACCCGGGCGACGAAGTCATCATGTTCGCGCCGTACTGGGTGAGCTACCCCGAGCAGGTGCGCCTGTGCGGCGCCAAGACGGTGTCGCTGCGCACCAGCGGCGACAACGGTTTCCAGCCCGACCTCGATGAAGTCGCGGCCGCCATCACCCCGCAGACGAAGGCCCTGCTCATCAACAGCCCGTCCAACCCCAGCGGCGCCGTGTTCACGCGGGCCACGATTGAGGGCCTGGGCGAACTGGCCTGCAAGCACGACCTGACGATCGTGTCCGACGAGATCTACAAGCACATCCTGTACGATGGCCGCACCCACGAGTCCACGGCAAAGCTCAGCGACGAGCTGAAGGAGCGCACCATCATCGCCGACGGGGTGGCCAAGACCTATGCCATGACCGGCTGGCGCATCGGCTGGCTCATCGCCCCTCCGGCCTTCGCCAAGGCCGCGGACAACCTGCAAAGCCAGGAGACCTCCAACGCCAACTCCATCGCCCAGTGGGCGTCCATCGAGGCGCTGACGGGGCCGCAGGAGTCCGTGGGGCAGATGCGCGCGGCCTTCGCCGAGCGGCGCGACGTCCTGGTCCCGGCACTCAACGAGATTCCCGGTGTCAAGTGCGCCAACCCCGGCGGGGCGTTCTACGTCTTCCCGGACATCTCGGCGCACCTGGGGCGGACGCTGGGCGGCATGGAGATCAAGACCTCGATCGACATGGAGCTGTACCTGATCGAGCAAGCCCTGATCGCAACCGTCGCGGGTGGGCCCTTCGGGACCGAGGGCTACATCCGGCTGAGCTTCGCCACGGGGATGGACGAGATCAAGGAAGGCGTGCGGCGGCTGGCGGCGGCGCTCAAATAG